The following coding sequences lie in one Sinorhizobium fredii USDA 257 genomic window:
- a CDS encoding DUF1236 domain-containing protein: MKKLVIITAAATLLSGAAVAQQNDGKNAATGMVGGAATGAILGGPVGAGVGAVVGATLGGALTPPPPEVVTYVQQQPAAASVVVQQPVVVGKPIPETVVLTPIPDNPAYAFAMVNEQRVIVEPKSRTVVQVIN; encoded by the coding sequence ATGAAGAAGCTAGTAATTATCACCGCTGCGGCAACGCTACTTTCCGGGGCCGCAGTGGCCCAGCAAAACGACGGGAAGAACGCGGCGACCGGTATGGTGGGTGGTGCCGCAACCGGCGCCATTCTTGGGGGGCCGGTTGGCGCAGGAGTCGGCGCAGTTGTCGGCGCCACACTAGGCGGCGCACTCACTCCGCCTCCTCCGGAGGTTGTGACCTATGTCCAGCAACAGCCTGCGGCTGCTTCCGTGGTCGTGCAGCAGCCGGTTGTTGTCGGCAAGCCGATCCCTGAAACGGTGGTGCTGACGCCGATCCCGGATAACCCGGCCTATGCATTTGCAATGGTCAACGAGCAGCGTGTGATCGTTGAGCCAAAGTCTCGCACTGTCGTTCAGGTCATCAACTGA
- a CDS encoding phosphotransferase enzyme family protein — protein MFDFDPLYSTSQIEAIERFIDKHYVLGSPVSCQLLQRGLNDVYLASVTSSERYVFRLSHHRARGPANVKSETAFLTHLSKLGVPVAAPIPTRDGTFFLQGHAPEGARDGVLFQAINGREPLATDTGDAWANGKTLALLHNAAETFPVGGALYRLDLEHLLHRPLARIRDSGIVEDAHVLSDLGQIAERTATAIKAFSNLTWTYCHGDCHGFNSRINGAGEAVFFDFDDGGPGYLAYDLAVFLWAQVSFGRSLTAMWAAFVDGYQSIRPITPDDFEAAIRFVIVRHFWLMGEYASRAREWGSNSVGWIAREVTFLRTWETERFVGRLF, from the coding sequence ATGTTTGACTTTGATCCGCTATATTCGACCTCTCAGATTGAGGCGATCGAACGCTTTATCGATAAGCACTATGTGTTGGGATCGCCGGTTTCTTGCCAATTGCTTCAACGCGGCTTGAATGACGTTTACCTGGCCAGCGTGACCAGCAGCGAGCGTTATGTGTTTCGGCTTTCTCACCACCGCGCGCGTGGGCCAGCCAACGTCAAGAGCGAAACTGCATTCTTGACGCACCTCTCTAAATTGGGAGTTCCGGTCGCCGCGCCCATTCCAACACGCGATGGCACGTTTTTCCTTCAAGGGCACGCACCAGAGGGTGCGCGCGACGGTGTGCTTTTTCAGGCGATCAATGGCCGAGAACCGCTTGCAACTGACACCGGTGATGCTTGGGCCAACGGAAAGACCCTTGCTCTACTACATAACGCGGCCGAGACATTTCCGGTTGGCGGTGCGCTGTATCGGCTTGATCTGGAACATTTACTGCATCGGCCTCTTGCCCGAATTCGCGATAGCGGAATTGTGGAAGACGCACATGTCCTTAGCGACCTTGGACAGATCGCCGAGCGGACTGCGACGGCTATCAAGGCGTTCAGCAATCTAACATGGACGTATTGCCACGGGGACTGCCATGGCTTCAATTCGCGGATAAATGGGGCTGGAGAAGCGGTGTTTTTCGACTTCGATGACGGAGGTCCGGGATACCTTGCGTATGACTTGGCCGTTTTTTTGTGGGCACAAGTCTCCTTCGGCCGGTCGTTGACTGCTATGTGGGCTGCCTTCGTTGATGGATATCAGTCAATCCGACCAATAACTCCTGACGACTTCGAAGCAGCTATTCGGTTTGTGATCGTCCGCCATTTTTGGCTGATGGGTGAGTACGCGAGCCGCGCGCGAGAGTGGGGGAGCAACAGTGTCGGGTGGATAGCACGGGAGGTGACTTTTCTCAGGACGTGGGAGACCGAGCGATTTGTCGGTCGTCTATTCTGA
- a CDS encoding DUF4396 domain-containing protein: MFIQPIDYLLFGWFVLAVGSTIYVAWDQFRNNPEPSVMKWGFILVTLYLGPVGLLLYVLADKEPVPGTHEEFIRPLWKQGVGSTIHCVAGDATGIIIAAVITAVLGLPMWLDIIIEYAAGFALGLFIFQALFMKNMMGGSYSENVRKSFMPEFISMNAMMAGMAPVMAILMMGRDMRAMWPGEMLFWGVMALGVGVGFLAAYPFNVWLVAKGMKHGLMTDRSEHSSETPASEMSNSHATQAAHSFAHGMAREHHSQHRQHSPAFDPTRAQITAVAAFTTILLAAGFAYPFAKVNMRLSAHEVGGAIMAPGMVMTFDTPGRAMLDMAAVDPRNVSFEAEPTAQGAQTLKPRLDGGVKIFDLEASVVRWPILPGETVEAYAYNNQVPGPTLRVKEGDRVRINVTNRLPESTTVHWHGLILPNDMDGPAEITQKPIEPGETYSYEYTVGQSGTYFYHTHDHVDRQQSLGLYGALIIDPEDPSDDIPADLEYTMQLQEWLKREWLTFPAMPMEGALPNFFTINGKSYPATDTIRMKVGQTLKVRFVGSHTTAIHPMHIHGGPFEVAAVDGVTLRQSARYLADTVNVGPGQRFDVLWKAQRPGKWLVHCHISHHTTNNNVEIQGGGGLMLVIDVQS, translated from the coding sequence ATGTTCATCCAGCCAATCGACTATCTGCTGTTCGGCTGGTTCGTCCTGGCGGTTGGCAGCACCATCTATGTGGCCTGGGACCAGTTCCGGAACAATCCCGAGCCGTCGGTGATGAAATGGGGCTTCATCCTCGTCACGCTTTATCTCGGCCCGGTCGGACTGCTGCTATATGTGCTGGCCGACAAGGAACCTGTCCCCGGCACCCATGAGGAGTTTATCAGGCCGCTTTGGAAGCAAGGGGTGGGCAGCACTATTCATTGCGTCGCGGGAGACGCGACCGGAATCATCATCGCGGCCGTTATCACGGCGGTCCTGGGTTTGCCGATGTGGCTCGACATCATCATCGAGTACGCGGCTGGCTTCGCCCTCGGCCTCTTCATCTTCCAGGCGCTGTTCATGAAGAACATGATGGGCGGAAGCTATTCGGAGAACGTCCGCAAGTCGTTCATGCCCGAATTCATCAGCATGAATGCAATGATGGCCGGCATGGCTCCGGTTATGGCAATCCTGATGATGGGCCGCGATATGCGTGCCATGTGGCCGGGCGAGATGCTGTTCTGGGGCGTCATGGCTCTCGGCGTTGGCGTCGGCTTCCTCGCCGCCTATCCGTTCAACGTCTGGCTCGTCGCCAAAGGCATGAAGCATGGCCTCATGACGGATCGTAGCGAGCATTCCTCGGAGACGCCGGCATCCGAAATGAGCAACAGTCACGCCACCCAAGCTGCTCACTCCTTCGCGCATGGCATGGCGCGAGAACACCACTCCCAGCACAGGCAACACTCGCCAGCGTTCGATCCGACAAGAGCGCAGATCACTGCCGTGGCGGCGTTCACGACGATCCTCCTCGCTGCCGGGTTCGCGTACCCGTTCGCCAAGGTGAACATGCGGCTAAGCGCCCATGAGGTGGGCGGCGCTATCATGGCTCCCGGCATGGTCATGACCTTCGACACGCCAGGACGGGCGATGCTGGACATGGCAGCCGTCGATCCACGGAACGTCAGCTTCGAGGCTGAGCCAACCGCGCAAGGCGCACAGACTTTGAAGCCGCGCCTGGACGGCGGTGTCAAGATCTTCGACCTCGAAGCCTCTGTCGTCCGCTGGCCGATTCTCCCTGGCGAGACCGTTGAGGCCTACGCGTACAACAATCAGGTCCCAGGCCCGACTCTGCGCGTAAAGGAAGGCGACCGGGTAAGGATCAATGTCACCAATAGGCTGCCGGAAAGCACCACGGTCCATTGGCACGGCCTGATCCTGCCGAACGACATGGACGGTCCGGCAGAGATCACGCAGAAGCCCATCGAACCCGGCGAAACCTACAGCTACGAGTACACGGTCGGTCAGAGCGGCACCTACTTCTACCACACGCATGACCATGTCGACCGCCAGCAATCGCTCGGCCTCTACGGAGCCTTGATCATCGATCCCGAGGACCCCTCCGACGATATTCCCGCCGATCTGGAATATACTATGCAGCTTCAGGAGTGGCTAAAGCGCGAGTGGCTAACCTTCCCCGCGATGCCGATGGAAGGTGCGCTCCCGAACTTCTTCACCATCAACGGGAAATCGTATCCGGCAACCGACACGATAAGAATGAAGGTCGGGCAAACGCTCAAGGTTCGCTTCGTCGGGTCGCACACGACGGCAATACACCCGATGCACATCCACGGCGGGCCTTTCGAGGTTGCCGCAGTCGACGGCGTGACGCTGCGGCAAAGCGCCCGCTATCTCGCCGACACTGTAAATGTCGGCCCTGGTCAGCGGTTCGACGTTCTGTGGAAGGCCCAGCGTCCCGGAAAATGGCTCGTTCACTGCCATATCTCCCATCATACCACGAACAACAATGTCGAGATTCAGGGAGGCGGCGGCTTGATGCTGGTGATCGACGTGCAGAGTTGA
- a CDS encoding outer membrane protein, which yields MIRNVLVAMFGASMAAGTVYAADITEAPEPAPAAIETTPTFVWTGGYVGLQGGGGWLNSDLSVPGASASEDFNGGLFGAFAGYNYQIGDWVVGVEGDVSYNWNDKSFTVFGASTEVGTDVSGSVRGRVGYTLDEKALLYGTGGWAVTRGFVDVAGAPKEKETFNGWTIGGGIDYAFTNSMFGRAEYRYNDFGDKDIGGANVDLDQHQFTVGVGVKF from the coding sequence ATGATCAGAAACGTGCTTGTTGCAATGTTCGGCGCCTCCATGGCCGCCGGAACAGTCTATGCGGCAGACATCACCGAAGCTCCGGAACCGGCCCCCGCGGCCATTGAAACGACGCCCACCTTCGTTTGGACCGGCGGCTATGTCGGGCTGCAAGGCGGCGGCGGATGGCTGAACAGCGATCTCAGCGTTCCGGGCGCCAGCGCCTCGGAAGACTTCAACGGCGGACTTTTCGGCGCCTTCGCCGGCTATAATTATCAGATCGGCGACTGGGTCGTCGGCGTCGAAGGAGACGTCAGCTACAATTGGAACGACAAGAGCTTCACGGTCTTCGGCGCGAGCACGGAGGTCGGGACGGACGTCTCCGGATCGGTGCGCGGCCGGGTCGGCTATACGCTCGACGAGAAGGCGCTTCTTTACGGCACCGGTGGTTGGGCGGTCACGCGCGGATTCGTCGACGTCGCCGGGGCGCCCAAGGAGAAGGAAACCTTCAACGGCTGGACGATCGGCGGTGGCATCGACTACGCCTTTACCAACAGCATGTTCGGCCGCGCCGAGTATCGCTACAATGACTTCGGCGACAAGGACATCGGCGGCGCCAATGTCGATCTCGACCAGCACCAGTTCACGGTGGGGGTCGGCGTCAAATTCTGA
- a CDS encoding MerR family transcriptional regulator, translated as MVRSQDPQELTIGKLAAAGGVGVETIRFYQRKGLLATPKRLEGVRRYGGEDVRRLRFIKQAQTAGFTLEEIGELLALDAGHNRPAARELAKKRLEQLEARIGELNRAREALRKLVSECAEGKTGPCPILASFGV; from the coding sequence ATGGTACGGAGTCAAGACCCTCAAGAACTGACGATCGGGAAACTTGCGGCTGCCGGAGGCGTGGGTGTTGAGACCATCCGCTTCTACCAGCGCAAGGGGCTGTTGGCGACGCCGAAGCGGCTGGAGGGCGTGCGGCGTTATGGCGGCGAAGACGTGCGTCGGCTGCGGTTCATCAAACAGGCGCAGACGGCGGGCTTCACGCTGGAGGAGATCGGGGAGCTTCTGGCGCTGGATGCCGGACACAACCGCCCGGCAGCACGGGAACTGGCGAAGAAAAGGCTTGAGCAGCTGGAAGCCAGGATCGGAGAGCTTAATCGTGCTCGGGAAGCACTCCGTAAGCTGGTCTCCGAATGCGCAGAGGGCAAGACCGGGCCTTGCCCGATCCTAGCGTCCTTTGGGGTCTGA
- a CDS encoding DUF1236 domain-containing protein — MNAKIIIATAIATGIFAAPAIANDNNQGAVTGAAGGAVTGAIVGGPVGAAVGGAVGLVAGAVIAPPPRQVTTYVQQQPVPADTVMIKEQIAVGRPLPRTVVLTPVPENPAYAYAVVNQQRVIVDPKTYTVVQIVQ, encoded by the coding sequence ATGAATGCCAAGATCATCATTGCTACTGCGATCGCGACCGGCATCTTTGCAGCGCCCGCTATTGCAAATGACAACAATCAAGGTGCGGTAACTGGCGCCGCAGGCGGCGCCGTTACTGGCGCGATTGTTGGCGGCCCCGTTGGTGCCGCCGTCGGTGGCGCGGTTGGGCTGGTTGCCGGAGCGGTGATCGCCCCGCCGCCACGACAGGTTACGACCTATGTTCAGCAGCAGCCGGTCCCGGCTGACACGGTCATGATCAAGGAGCAGATCGCCGTCGGCCGACCGCTGCCTCGCACGGTTGTTCTGACACCCGTTCCGGAGAATCCTGCCTATGCGTATGCTGTCGTCAATCAGCAGCGCGTTATCGTCGATCCAAAGACCTATACGGTCGTCCAGATCGTCCAGTAA
- a CDS encoding YqaA family protein: protein MTSLAAYLGLFLVAFGAATVLPFQSEPLLVGLLASGKFSTAWLLVVATIGNVLGAVFNWVLGLFIDRFHDRPWFPVKPSSLTKASGWYRRYGRWSLLLSWMPLIGDALTVLAGVLREPLWSFLLLVTVAKAGRYLVLTAATLGTQSVLGG, encoded by the coding sequence ATGACGAGCCTCGCTGCGTATCTGGGATTGTTCTTGGTCGCCTTCGGCGCGGCGACGGTGTTGCCATTCCAATCAGAGCCCTTGCTTGTTGGCCTCCTTGCGTCCGGCAAGTTTTCGACCGCATGGCTTCTTGTTGTTGCCACCATCGGTAACGTACTAGGCGCAGTCTTCAATTGGGTTCTCGGCCTTTTCATCGACCGTTTCCATGACCGGCCCTGGTTTCCGGTTAAGCCGTCCTCCCTGACAAAAGCTAGTGGATGGTATCGGCGCTATGGCCGCTGGTCGCTGCTTCTCTCCTGGATGCCGCTGATCGGGGACGCCCTCACGGTGCTTGCCGGGGTGTTGCGGGAGCCCCTCTGGTCTTTCTTGCTGCTGGTGACGGTCGCAAAGGCCGGACGGTATCTCGTCCTCACCGCAGCCACGCTGGGGACTCAGTCGGTGCTGGGTGGTTAG
- a CDS encoding Crp/Fnr family transcriptional regulator has protein sequence MSDQILVHLQPKAVAKKSLEKNEHLFHRGDPVRALFLVMEGCVNLLRYHEDGSPAVLQRSASRSILAEASVFSDHYHCDAVAATQTDILVVPVGVIRDLLDNEPAFARAWARHLSHELQSARKRAEIVSLRTVGARLDAWLTWNDGQLPAKGEWRRLAEEIGVSPEALYRELSSRRHLILQEGRSMKPSSKRAITP, from the coding sequence ATGTCGGATCAAATTCTCGTCCATCTCCAGCCGAAAGCGGTCGCGAAAAAGTCGCTCGAAAAGAATGAGCACCTCTTTCATCGGGGCGACCCCGTTCGTGCACTGTTTCTCGTAATGGAGGGGTGCGTCAACCTCCTGCGCTACCACGAGGACGGCAGCCCCGCTGTCTTGCAGCGTTCAGCGAGCCGCTCGATTCTAGCGGAGGCCTCCGTGTTTTCGGATCATTATCACTGCGATGCCGTGGCGGCGACGCAGACGGACATTCTGGTTGTCCCCGTGGGCGTCATTCGTGACCTGCTGGACAATGAGCCCGCATTTGCCCGCGCTTGGGCACGGCATCTATCGCACGAGCTTCAGAGCGCCAGGAAACGAGCCGAGATCGTGTCGTTGCGCACGGTGGGAGCCAGGCTCGACGCTTGGCTAACGTGGAATGACGGGCAGCTTCCAGCCAAGGGTGAATGGCGCAGACTGGCCGAGGAGATCGGCGTATCTCCCGAAGCGCTCTATCGGGAATTGTCCAGCCGCCGACACCTCATCCTACAGGAAGGTCGATCGATGAAGCCCAGCAGCAAACGCGCTATCACCCCTTGA
- a CDS encoding TolC family protein translates to MMRATVKLAATLALPLVLGGCVSATGYAAKNAGFSSVEAKTAEAAGKQTVWIQNQQQARVVSDRVKTLMAKKTIDVETAVQVALLNNKGLQAAYADLGDTAADAWQSTMLVNPTVSLGVTGIGAPGLEAFRSVEGMIANNILALATRDRNIAIADTQFRRAQLNAALRTLQLASDTRRAWINAVAAWETVGQLNQAQAAADAASELAQELGKSGALTKEGQAREHVFYAELAGQTAKARLEARLAKEELTRLMGLWGSGIDYQVPNRLPQLPRGIMKRDLIEAESIQRRVDLQMAKLDLEATAKSYRLTEATRYVTDLELLTGFETEREKEDGEVETETTGQAELEFVIPIFDSGKARMRKAELAYMRAANLLAEKAVNVRSEARSAYQAYRANHDIARHYRNSVVPLRTKIEEESLLTYNAMITNTFELLADSREKVNANLLAVNAKRDFWLAEANLVPAIYGGGAGAAAGGTEIAAAAESGGGGH, encoded by the coding sequence ATGATGAGAGCCACTGTCAAACTCGCTGCGACCCTCGCCCTGCCGCTCGTGCTCGGCGGCTGCGTGTCAGCCACGGGGTATGCGGCGAAAAACGCTGGCTTCTCCTCGGTCGAGGCCAAGACCGCCGAGGCCGCAGGCAAGCAGACGGTCTGGATACAGAACCAGCAGCAGGCACGCGTCGTCTCCGACCGCGTAAAGACGCTGATGGCGAAGAAGACCATCGACGTCGAGACCGCCGTCCAGGTGGCGCTTCTCAACAACAAGGGTCTGCAGGCGGCCTACGCGGACCTCGGTGACACGGCCGCCGACGCCTGGCAATCGACGATGCTCGTCAATCCGACCGTTTCCCTCGGAGTCACCGGTATCGGCGCGCCGGGGCTGGAAGCCTTCAGGTCCGTAGAAGGCATGATCGCCAACAATATTCTCGCGCTTGCCACCCGAGACCGGAATATTGCCATCGCCGACACCCAGTTCCGAAGGGCGCAGTTGAATGCCGCGCTTCGCACGCTACAGCTAGCCTCAGATACACGCCGTGCCTGGATCAATGCGGTAGCCGCCTGGGAAACGGTCGGCCAGCTCAACCAGGCGCAGGCCGCGGCGGATGCGGCCTCGGAACTTGCACAGGAACTCGGCAAGAGCGGCGCGCTGACGAAAGAAGGTCAGGCCCGCGAGCATGTGTTCTATGCCGAACTGGCGGGACAGACGGCAAAGGCGCGGCTGGAGGCGAGGCTCGCCAAAGAAGAGCTGACGCGGCTGATGGGGCTCTGGGGTTCGGGGATCGACTATCAGGTTCCGAACCGTCTGCCGCAATTGCCTAGGGGAATTATGAAGCGTGACCTGATCGAGGCGGAATCGATCCAGCGCCGCGTCGATCTGCAGATGGCGAAGCTCGACCTCGAGGCGACCGCCAAGTCCTACAGGCTGACGGAAGCGACCCGTTACGTCACCGACCTCGAACTCCTCACCGGGTTCGAGACGGAGCGGGAAAAGGAGGACGGTGAGGTCGAAACCGAGACAACCGGCCAGGCAGAACTCGAATTCGTCATCCCGATCTTCGACAGCGGCAAGGCGCGCATGCGCAAAGCGGAGCTTGCCTATATGCGGGCGGCGAACCTTCTCGCGGAAAAGGCGGTCAACGTCCGCTCCGAAGCGCGCTCGGCCTACCAGGCGTACCGTGCCAACCACGACATTGCCCGCCACTACCGAAACAGCGTCGTGCCGCTGCGCACCAAGATCGAGGAGGAATCCCTCCTCACCTACAACGCCATGATCACCAACACCTTCGAGCTGCTTGCCGACAGCCGCGAGAAGGTCAATGCGAACCTGCTTGCCGTCAACGCCAAGCGCGACTTCTGGCTGGCCGAGGCCAATCTCGTCCCCGCCATCTACGGCGGCGGCGCGGGTGCGGCCGCCGGCGGAACGGAAATCGCGGCTGCCGCCGAAAGCGGTGGTGGCGGCCACTGA
- a CDS encoding SDR family NAD(P)-dependent oxidoreductase codes for MRLKDQAAFITGGSSGIGLSAAKVFLREGARVAITVRGRSQLDDAVEILGKVIACEADVDDDEAMSRTLGAAAAAFAASMLSSLMPDHIVMPRGVVRHARSSRRSWRPMSSGCS; via the coding sequence ATGCGTCTGAAGGATCAAGCGGCGTTCATCACAGGCGGCAGCAGTGGAATCGGCCTTTCCGCAGCGAAGGTGTTTCTCCGAGAGGGCGCGCGAGTAGCGATCACGGTCCGCGGGCGGAGCCAACTCGACGACGCGGTCGAAATTCTGGGCAAGGTTATCGCCTGCGAAGCTGACGTCGACGACGATGAGGCAATGTCCAGGACGTTGGGGGCCGCGGCCGCTGCGTTTGCGGCATCGATGTTGTCTTCGCTAATGCCGGATCATATCGTGATGCCACGCGGGGTAGTGCGACACGCGAGGTCTTCTCGGCGGTCCTGGCGACCAATGTCATCGGGGTGTTCATGA
- a CDS encoding cytochrome c, with translation MGPKAAMTFRLVLAGAAVAAIPAAAAPESQPRDIVQQRQQDMKAMANAAKSIDAMFKGSSPYDAKAFKAAAESVGSHSGDRLSSLFDGSIAAPGSKASANIEAERQKFDKLAADLGVYASALAAAAERNPDVLSPQMRMQGGDAMMGGPLARKAEADRDVSSMPAEHAFHLMLQTCTSCHAQFRVRAE, from the coding sequence ATGGGGCCAAAGGCGGCGATGACGTTCCGGCTCGTCCTTGCAGGGGCGGCCGTGGCGGCGATCCCCGCGGCGGCGGCACCTGAGTCTCAGCCGCGCGACATCGTGCAGCAAAGACAGCAGGACATGAAAGCGATGGCGAATGCAGCCAAGAGCATCGACGCCATGTTCAAGGGGTCGTCCCCTTATGACGCGAAGGCGTTCAAGGCCGCGGCTGAATCCGTCGGGTCTCATTCGGGAGACAGGCTGTCATCGCTTTTCGACGGGTCTATCGCCGCACCCGGTTCGAAGGCCAGCGCCAATATCGAAGCCGAACGCCAGAAGTTCGACAAACTGGCCGCCGACCTTGGCGTCTATGCTTCGGCGCTCGCGGCGGCGGCAGAGCGCAATCCGGATGTTCTTAGTCCTCAGATGCGCATGCAAGGTGGAGACGCGATGATGGGCGGACCGCTTGCCAGGAAAGCGGAGGCGGATCGGGATGTGAGTTCAATGCCCGCCGAGCATGCGTTTCACCTGATGCTTCAGACCTGCACCTCCTGCCATGCCCAATTTCGAGTGCGAGCCGAGTAG
- a CDS encoding GlxA family transcriptional regulator, which produces MKFDIMRMPAAAEKSSPIDVVVVVLPDSSIMSLASVLDPMRAANRVAGRPVFRWRLLSGDGQAVTLTCDIPISVDGRFSLPLAGDLLLVIGGFNLERHVGKRFLAALQECARHFDIVAGIESGCWLLGRSGLLNGRKATAHWEELEDFSQTFPALTVIGDRFVMDGKYWTSGGASPTFDMMLHLITERLGPALALDVASIFVYDQMHSPTDVQPFVSLGRIEARDPELAGAIRLMERTLERPMTVAALARRLAISQRKLELLFAKGLSISPGAYYLRLRLQVAHRLVRDSGIPMRDIALRCGFDSLSAFSRAYRREYGASPLKMRSANRAASAQTAGSSLAQT; this is translated from the coding sequence ATGAAATTTGACATTATGCGCATGCCAGCGGCTGCCGAAAAGAGTTCTCCGATTGACGTGGTCGTGGTGGTTCTGCCGGACTCCTCCATCATGTCGCTCGCTTCGGTTCTCGATCCGATGCGGGCCGCCAATCGCGTTGCCGGCCGGCCGGTCTTTCGCTGGCGCCTTCTCTCGGGCGACGGGCAGGCCGTGACGCTGACCTGCGACATCCCGATTTCGGTCGATGGCCGGTTCTCGCTGCCGCTTGCGGGCGACCTTCTCCTGGTCATCGGCGGCTTCAATCTCGAGCGGCACGTCGGCAAGCGGTTTCTCGCGGCCTTGCAGGAATGCGCCCGCCATTTCGACATCGTCGCCGGTATCGAATCGGGCTGCTGGCTGCTTGGCCGATCCGGATTGCTCAACGGCCGCAAGGCGACGGCCCATTGGGAAGAACTCGAAGACTTCAGCCAGACGTTTCCGGCCCTGACGGTGATCGGCGACCGTTTCGTGATGGACGGCAAATACTGGACCTCGGGTGGAGCCTCGCCGACCTTCGACATGATGCTGCATCTGATCACCGAGCGGCTGGGCCCGGCCTTGGCTCTCGATGTCGCGAGCATCTTCGTCTACGACCAGATGCACAGCCCGACCGATGTTCAGCCCTTCGTCTCGCTCGGACGCATCGAAGCGCGCGATCCGGAGCTCGCCGGTGCCATAAGGCTGATGGAACGCACGCTGGAGCGACCGATGACGGTTGCGGCCCTGGCGCGGCGGCTCGCCATTTCGCAGCGCAAGCTCGAATTGCTTTTTGCCAAGGGGCTGTCGATCAGTCCCGGCGCCTATTACCTGCGCCTGAGATTGCAGGTTGCTCATCGGCTCGTCCGCGATTCGGGCATCCCGATGCGCGACATCGCGCTGCGCTGCGGCTTCGACAGTCTTTCCGCCTTCTCGCGTGCCTATCGGCGGGAATATGGGGCGAGTCCATTGAAGATGCGTAGCGCCAATCGCGCGGCGAGCGCTCAGACAGCGGGCAGTTCTCTAGCGCAAACGTAA
- a CDS encoding glutaredoxin family protein — protein MLDKTNPQNLSTKAVLYRMVMPSHTCPYGLKTKDLLQRSGYEVDDHHLTTREETDAFKAQHGVATTPQVFIDGKRVGGYDDLRRFMGKPVADPKATTYRPVTVLFTLTALTAMAASHAVNGTPFTLRAAEWFVAFSMVVLAMMKLQNVESFATMFLNYDLLAKRWVPYSYIYPYAEGLAGVLMVAGVLNWLSVPVAMFIGTVGAVSVFKAVYIDKRELKCACVGGSSDVPLGFISLTENLMMIAMAVWMAAGSIGLSATHAM, from the coding sequence ATGTTGGACAAGACCAATCCGCAGAATCTCTCCACGAAGGCCGTCCTGTACCGGATGGTGATGCCAAGCCACACCTGCCCCTACGGACTGAAGACGAAGGACCTGCTGCAGCGGTCAGGCTACGAGGTGGATGATCATCACCTGACCACCCGCGAGGAAACGGACGCTTTCAAGGCGCAGCACGGCGTGGCGACGACGCCTCAGGTCTTCATCGATGGTAAGCGGGTCGGCGGCTACGACGATTTGCGTCGTTTTATGGGGAAGCCGGTCGCCGATCCGAAGGCGACTACCTACCGCCCGGTTACCGTGCTGTTCACGCTGACCGCACTCACGGCGATGGCGGCGAGCCATGCCGTCAACGGAACTCCATTCACCTTGCGCGCAGCCGAATGGTTCGTCGCCTTTTCAATGGTGGTTCTGGCAATGATGAAACTCCAGAACGTCGAGAGCTTTGCGACGATGTTCCTGAACTATGACCTCCTGGCAAAGCGCTGGGTGCCATACAGCTACATCTATCCCTATGCCGAAGGACTGGCTGGCGTGCTCATGGTGGCAGGCGTTCTGAATTGGCTGTCGGTTCCGGTCGCGATGTTCATCGGTACGGTAGGGGCTGTTTCGGTCTTCAAGGCCGTCTACATTGACAAGCGTGAACTGAAGTGCGCTTGCGTCGGCGGATCGAGCGACGTCCCCCTTGGTTTCATCTCGCTGACCGAAAACCTGATGATGATCGCCATGGCAGTCTGGATGGCCGCTGGGAGCATTGGCCTCTCGGCAACCCACGCCATGTAG